From Haloarcula sp. CBA1127, a single genomic window includes:
- a CDS encoding L-aspartate oxidase yields MTPEKPSADGEQTADSRASDAGPAVDYETVSVPVLVVGAGAAGARAAIGLAENGVEPLVIGKRDHGDAHTTWAAGGINASLGSLDPEDDWTIHAADTLDEGHFINDPKAVELTAKHMPDRIRELDDWGMPFDRTEDGKINQRYFGAQSFRRTCFVGDRTGEAMLDTLVDKAQSLGIPYRDNVMITRLLSNGDQVYGAAGYDMESGEFILFESDHIVLAAGGSSALYNRHSSRDEENNGDGPALALEAGASLMDMEFVQFHPTGMVGDRYGEDWDGRLVTEAVRGEGGRLLNADGERFMEEYSPDQMELDARDVVARAIAQELREGRGTENGGVYLDISHRDDEYIKSRLPRMYERFMDLGVDITEKPMEVAPTAHYSMGGVDIDFETGETGVSGLYAVGETVAGVHGANRLGGNSLAETVAIGALVGDHVATQVTGDDRNGALPAGQRAIAEREFRSLRELEASDGDETPEQLLADLGDLLWEHAGILRTDESVSAGLEKLRNLRERTGDIGVDGDRTSLSFELAVDLSFSLTVAEALLLGARKRDESRGAHYRTDAPDVDPEWRRNILVDQGDTGLELTTRGVAEPSDAVSEAVDVGYELDYHHLE; encoded by the coding sequence ATGACACCAGAGAAGCCATCCGCTGACGGCGAGCAGACCGCCGATAGTCGGGCGAGCGACGCAGGCCCGGCGGTCGACTACGAGACGGTGTCGGTCCCAGTGCTGGTCGTCGGCGCTGGCGCTGCCGGGGCGCGGGCCGCAATTGGACTTGCCGAGAACGGTGTCGAGCCGCTGGTCATCGGCAAACGTGACCACGGCGACGCCCATACCACGTGGGCGGCCGGCGGTATCAACGCCTCGCTGGGGTCACTCGACCCCGAGGACGACTGGACCATCCATGCAGCAGACACGCTGGACGAGGGGCATTTCATCAACGACCCGAAAGCGGTCGAACTGACGGCCAAGCATATGCCCGACCGCATCCGGGAACTCGACGACTGGGGGATGCCGTTTGACCGCACCGAAGACGGGAAAATCAATCAGCGGTACTTCGGCGCGCAGTCGTTCCGGCGGACCTGCTTCGTCGGCGACCGCACGGGCGAAGCGATGCTGGATACCCTCGTCGACAAGGCCCAGAGCCTCGGAATCCCCTACCGCGACAACGTGATGATTACCCGCCTGCTCTCGAACGGCGATCAGGTCTACGGCGCGGCCGGCTACGACATGGAGAGCGGCGAGTTCATTCTCTTCGAGTCCGACCACATCGTTCTGGCGGCGGGTGGCTCCTCTGCCCTCTACAACCGCCATTCCTCGCGTGACGAGGAGAACAACGGCGATGGCCCGGCACTGGCGCTCGAAGCCGGCGCGTCGCTGATGGACATGGAGTTCGTCCAGTTCCACCCGACGGGGATGGTCGGCGACCGCTACGGCGAGGACTGGGACGGCCGCCTCGTCACCGAGGCGGTCCGCGGCGAAGGCGGTCGATTGCTCAACGCCGATGGCGAGCGGTTCATGGAAGAGTACTCACCGGACCAGATGGAACTCGACGCGCGGGACGTGGTGGCCCGCGCCATCGCGCAGGAACTCCGTGAAGGCCGCGGAACCGAGAACGGCGGCGTCTATCTGGATATCTCCCATCGTGACGACGAGTACATTAAATCGCGGCTCCCGCGGATGTACGAGCGGTTCATGGACCTTGGCGTCGACATCACCGAGAAGCCGATGGAAGTCGCACCGACCGCCCACTACTCGATGGGCGGTGTCGACATCGACTTCGAGACCGGCGAGACCGGCGTCAGTGGGCTCTATGCCGTCGGCGAGACGGTCGCAGGCGTGCACGGTGCGAACCGACTCGGCGGGAACTCGCTCGCTGAGACGGTCGCCATCGGCGCACTCGTCGGCGACCACGTCGCAACGCAGGTGACAGGCGACGACCGCAACGGGGCCCTGCCGGCTGGACAGCGCGCTATCGCCGAGCGTGAGTTCCGGTCGCTGCGGGAACTAGAGGCATCGGACGGCGATGAGACGCCCGAACAGCTCCTTGCGGACCTCGGCGACCTGCTGTGGGAGCACGCTGGTATCCTCCGCACTGACGAGTCGGTGTCGGCAGGGCTGGAGAAGCTCCGAAACCTCCGCGAGCGGACGGGGGACATCGGCGTCGACGGCGACCGGACCAGCCTGTCGTTCGAACTCGCCGTCGACCTCTCGTTCAGCCTCACGGTGGCCGAAGCGTTGCTGCTTGGTGCGCGCAAGCGCGACGAGTCCCGCGGCGCACACTACCGTACCGACGCGCCCGACGTGGACCCCGAGTGGCGGCGGAACATCCTCGTGGACCAGGGTGACACCGGACTCGAACTGACGACCCGCGGCGTCGCAGAACCGAGCGACGCAGTCAGCGAGGCGGTCGATGTCGGCTACGAACTCGACTACCACCACCTCGAATAG
- a CDS encoding CapA family protein, whose amino-acid sequence MAPTRRTVLASGGPALGSLTAVSGCLGAAGDADVSCPPSVPTDASLRIGFVGDVMLGRSVDERWRDAPDGPTAVWGSMLDRLQSLDGLVTNLECCLSDRGEPRPGRTFHFRASPEWAVAALDRAGVSCAGLANNHLLDFGPAALTDTPAHLADTGIAAAGAGVDRETAFEPAVVDIGGLSIAVVAVTDQSPSYAADGDSPGTAYAPLDPNHPLTRRRVGGALAAARDADPDLLVVTAHWGPNWVTEPSETQQAFARWLVDNGADVVHGHSAHVVQGIEVYRGRPIMYDTGNFVDDYAIKTGYRNDRSFLFELHIEDGRLAALELTPVENAYTQVGYADDAVAEWLRKTVRERSRPFGTTIERDGRGLRIPLSCPT is encoded by the coding sequence GTGGCTCCGACTCGCCGAACCGTCCTCGCCAGCGGCGGCCCCGCTCTCGGAAGCCTCACCGCTGTTTCAGGCTGTCTGGGTGCTGCCGGCGATGCAGACGTGTCGTGTCCGCCGTCGGTCCCGACAGACGCGTCGCTACGCATCGGGTTCGTCGGCGACGTGATGCTGGGCCGGAGCGTCGACGAACGCTGGCGCGATGCCCCCGACGGTCCGACCGCCGTCTGGGGGTCAATGCTCGACCGACTCCAGTCGCTCGACGGGCTGGTGACGAACCTCGAATGCTGTCTCTCCGACCGCGGCGAACCACGGCCCGGGCGTACGTTCCACTTCCGAGCGAGCCCGGAATGGGCAGTGGCCGCGCTGGACCGCGCCGGCGTCTCCTGTGCTGGACTGGCGAACAATCACCTGCTCGATTTCGGACCGGCGGCGCTCACGGACACGCCGGCTCACCTCGCCGACACTGGCATCGCCGCAGCCGGGGCCGGCGTCGATAGAGAGACAGCGTTCGAGCCAGCGGTCGTCGACATCGGTGGCCTCTCTATCGCCGTCGTCGCCGTCACCGATCAGTCGCCCAGCTACGCCGCCGACGGCGACAGCCCCGGCACGGCCTACGCACCGCTTGACCCGAACCACCCGCTAACTCGCCGCCGTGTTGGGGGCGCGCTGGCGGCGGCCCGTGACGCCGACCCAGACCTGCTCGTCGTCACCGCCCACTGGGGACCGAATTGGGTGACCGAGCCGAGCGAGACACAACAGGCGTTCGCCCGCTGGCTGGTAGACAATGGTGCGGACGTGGTCCATGGCCACAGCGCCCACGTCGTCCAGGGTATCGAGGTGTACCGCGGTCGCCCCATCATGTACGACACCGGCAACTTCGTTGACGACTACGCGATCAAGACCGGTTACCGCAACGACCGAAGTTTCCTGTTCGAACTGCACATCGAGGACGGGCGGCTGGCCGCGCTCGAACTCACGCCGGTCGAGAACGCGTACACACAGGTCGGATACGCCGACGACGCGGTGGCCGAGTGGCTTCGTAAGACAGTACGAGAACGCTCTCGGCCCTTCGGAACGACTATCGAGCGCGACGGCCGGGGACTTCGAATCCCGCTGTCGTGTCCGACATAG
- a CDS encoding DICT sensory domain-containing protein, with protein MTVRTLLRRFEDSDVTITVYGPPATKTVGERLATQGIDATWRKLPTGHQNAFAVIRRDGVFAEAVPLTAMETFLCDPMAGIGDSGTPDSDPGRQLLHSALANTLLSSLTPAQLLATSHEFEDRAYRVGAGTLRVSFQSLSIFRSQRARYESLTSDTDLDIHVYGQDDWEPPAIPGISFHPLTNDTLEQVWLLAFDADGDDQNKCALVAEETEDGAFRGVWTYNPRLVDEIMAAVVTVDE; from the coding sequence ATGACAGTTCGGACCCTCCTCCGGCGCTTCGAGGACTCGGACGTGACGATAACTGTGTACGGTCCGCCCGCAACGAAGACTGTGGGCGAGCGGCTGGCAACTCAGGGGATCGACGCCACTTGGCGGAAACTCCCGACCGGACACCAGAACGCGTTTGCCGTCATCCGTCGGGACGGTGTGTTCGCCGAGGCAGTCCCGCTCACAGCGATGGAGACATTCCTGTGCGATCCGATGGCTGGTATCGGCGACAGCGGCACCCCTGACAGTGACCCGGGCAGACAGCTTCTTCACTCGGCGCTCGCGAACACGCTCCTGTCATCGCTCACGCCGGCACAGTTGCTCGCAACGTCCCACGAGTTCGAGGATAGAGCGTACCGCGTCGGGGCGGGAACCCTTCGAGTGAGCTTCCAGTCACTGTCGATATTCCGCTCGCAGCGCGCCCGATACGAGTCGCTTACCAGCGACACGGACCTCGACATCCACGTGTACGGACAGGACGACTGGGAGCCGCCGGCGATTCCTGGAATCTCGTTCCATCCGCTCACGAACGACACCCTCGAACAGGTCTGGCTGCTGGCGTTCGACGCTGACGGTGACGACCAGAACAAGTGTGCGCTCGTCGCCGAGGAAACCGAGGACGGAGCGTTTCGGGGTGTCTGGACGTACAACCCACGGCTGGTCGACGAGATCATGGCGGCGGTTGTGACTGTCGACGAGTAG
- a CDS encoding transcriptional regulator: MDQHEQPVETPGLSSERLDTLLRVLAAEPRRMIYTHLAEHDSASISELTDVVVGWSSARGRDTDACNWDDTRTALHHRHLPVLDDAGIVSYDAAQQTVTLASLSPSTAEVLATITDLDTAETDHED; encoded by the coding sequence ATGGATCAGCACGAACAGCCCGTGGAGACGCCGGGACTCTCGTCCGAGCGACTCGATACGCTATTACGGGTGCTGGCAGCCGAGCCCCGGCGAATGATATACACGCACCTTGCCGAACACGACTCGGCCTCAATCTCGGAACTCACTGACGTGGTCGTGGGCTGGTCAAGTGCACGTGGCCGAGACACCGACGCCTGCAACTGGGATGATACCCGCACTGCGCTCCACCATCGTCACCTTCCCGTTCTCGATGACGCTGGCATTGTTAGCTACGACGCTGCCCAGCAGACCGTGACGCTGGCATCGCTGTCGCCATCTACGGCTGAGGTTCTGGCGACGATAACCGATCTGGATACCGCTGAGACAGACCACGAGGACTGA
- a CDS encoding translation initiation factor IF-2 subunit beta gives MNYESALQRAYDVLPDQPREAGERLSIPDPEGQTDGAFTRLTNLEAIADAVSRDAQHLHRAIQREFGTNGQFDGGEARYNGSFDTSDFEAAIDAYIAEYVTCSECGLPDTVLKNEDGVDMLRCQACGAFRPVAKGASSNTQQDRPTLEEGETYEVKITGTGREGDGVAEKGKYTIFVSGAREGQVVEAYIESISGTLAFGRVA, from the coding sequence ATGAACTACGAGTCCGCTCTACAGCGTGCGTACGACGTGCTACCAGACCAGCCCCGGGAGGCGGGTGAACGGCTCTCGATTCCGGACCCCGAAGGACAGACTGACGGTGCGTTCACACGCCTGACGAATTTAGAGGCAATCGCCGACGCAGTCTCGCGGGACGCCCAGCATCTCCACCGAGCCATCCAGCGCGAGTTCGGGACCAACGGTCAGTTCGACGGCGGCGAAGCCCGCTACAACGGCTCGTTCGACACCAGCGATTTCGAGGCCGCTATTGACGCGTACATCGCCGAGTACGTCACCTGTTCCGAGTGTGGCCTGCCCGACACCGTCCTCAAAAACGAGGACGGCGTCGACATGCTGCGCTGTCAGGCCTGTGGTGCGTTCCGTCCGGTCGCCAAGGGTGCGAGTTCGAACACGCAGCAGGACCGACCGACGCTCGAAGAGGGCGAGACCTACGAGGTCAAGATCACCGGCACCGGCCGCGAGGGCGACGGCGTCGCCGAGAAAGGGAAGTACACCATCTTCGTTTCCGGAGCGCGCGAAGGCCAGGTTGTCGAAGCCTACATCGAGAGCATCAGCGGCACGCTGGCGTTCGGTCGAGTCGCCTGA
- the cysK gene encoding cysteine synthase A — protein sequence MQSYAQRDDGTVASSVTALIGDTPLVCLDSFADNLLGKVEAANPYSVKDRIALYMVDAAAESGALPDDGTVVEATSGNTGIGLAAVCAARGYDCVLTMPESMSEERRQLLSGLGADLELTPAAGGMSGAIERANELADAPGTVRARQFENEANPRAHRETTGPEIWNDTDGDVDAVVAGVGTGGTITGISEYIEEEVGADLTSVAVEPEQSKLLSADDPDSHDIQGIGPGFVPDILRRDLVDEVRTASKAESIDATHRLASEEGIMVGISSGAALHAATEYATENPDETVVAVLPDTGERYLSTDLWE from the coding sequence ATGCAGTCGTATGCCCAGCGAGATGACGGTACTGTCGCGTCCAGTGTGACTGCGCTCATCGGCGACACGCCGCTGGTCTGTCTCGACAGCTTTGCGGACAATCTGCTCGGCAAGGTCGAAGCGGCGAACCCCTACTCGGTGAAGGACCGCATCGCACTGTACATGGTCGACGCAGCCGCCGAGTCCGGTGCCCTCCCCGACGACGGAACGGTCGTCGAAGCGACCAGTGGTAACACCGGCATCGGGTTGGCTGCTGTCTGTGCTGCACGGGGGTACGACTGCGTGCTGACGATGCCCGAATCGATGAGCGAGGAGCGCCGGCAGTTGCTGTCGGGGCTCGGCGCGGACCTCGAACTCACACCAGCTGCCGGTGGTATGAGCGGCGCAATCGAACGCGCGAACGAACTCGCGGACGCGCCGGGCACCGTTCGCGCTCGGCAGTTCGAGAACGAGGCGAACCCGCGAGCACACCGCGAAACGACGGGTCCGGAGATCTGGAACGACACCGACGGCGACGTAGACGCCGTCGTCGCCGGCGTCGGGACCGGCGGCACAATCACCGGCATCTCGGAGTACATCGAGGAGGAGGTCGGCGCGGATCTCACCTCGGTCGCCGTTGAGCCGGAACAGTCCAAACTGCTCTCGGCGGACGACCCCGATAGCCACGATATCCAGGGTATCGGTCCCGGGTTCGTACCGGACATTCTCCGGCGTGACCTCGTCGACGAGGTTCGGACCGCGAGCAAGGCAGAATCTATCGACGCGACTCACCGACTCGCCAGCGAGGAGGGCATCATGGTCGGGATTTCATCGGGTGCGGCGCTGCACGCGGCGACAGAGTACGCTACCGAGAACCCCGACGAGACGGTGGTCGCCGTCCTGCCGGACACCGGCGAGCGATATCTCTCGACGGATCTCTGGGAATAA
- a CDS encoding SOS response-associated peptidase, translating to MCGRYSLFSPREEIETRFDAKFAFDYESRYNAAPSQDLPVITDESPGTIQRMEWGLIPTWADSRTDHGHINARAETLAEKRSFAEAYESRRCLVPADGFYEWVETSGGKQPYRVALPDDDLFAMAGLYERWKPPQRQTGLGEFGASGGDLGDEDDIVESFTIVTTEPNEAVADLHHRMAVILAPSEESTWLRGSADDVGTLLDPFDGPMQTYPVSSAVNSPANDSPELIEPVG from the coding sequence ATGTGTGGCCGCTACAGTTTGTTCTCCCCTCGCGAGGAAATTGAGACGCGGTTTGACGCCAAGTTTGCCTTCGACTACGAGTCGCGATACAACGCCGCTCCGAGTCAGGACCTGCCGGTCATCACCGACGAGTCACCGGGCACAATCCAGCGGATGGAGTGGGGCCTGATTCCGACCTGGGCCGACAGCCGAACGGACCACGGGCACATCAACGCCCGCGCCGAGACGCTGGCGGAGAAACGGTCGTTCGCTGAGGCGTACGAGTCCCGGCGCTGTCTGGTCCCTGCTGATGGGTTCTACGAGTGGGTCGAGACGAGCGGCGGCAAGCAGCCGTACCGCGTGGCGCTGCCGGACGACGACCTGTTCGCGATGGCGGGGCTGTACGAGCGGTGGAAGCCGCCACAGCGACAGACTGGGCTGGGAGAGTTCGGTGCAAGCGGCGGTGATTTGGGCGATGAAGACGATATCGTCGAGTCATTCACAATTGTGACGACCGAACCGAACGAGGCCGTTGCCGACCTCCATCATCGAATGGCCGTCATCCTTGCCCCCTCGGAGGAGTCGACGTGGCTGCGCGGCAGCGCCGACGACGTGGGCACACTGCTTGATCCGTTCGACGGACCTATGCAGACCTATCCGGTTTCGTCAGCGGTCAACAGTCCTGCTAATGACTCACCGGAACTCATCGAACCGGTCGGATAG